The Mesorhizobium loti genome includes a region encoding these proteins:
- a CDS encoding LysR family transcriptional regulator, with protein MNIHDLEAFIAVVETGSIVGASARLNLTQPGVTRRIQNLEDGLATALLDRQSKPLKPTASGREAYEHGRRVLRSLEDLRAGVSPQGEVKGEFRLGIMPYLSDAALALPLDSLRAAFPQLTLRITSGWSPRLVEQVARSELDAVAVCLAEGLAPPDELVCDDLGVQSVLLVASPGLGVPKPADLASLSRFAWVMNENGCGFRAFIRQSFDALRLPFQVGVEALSVDLRMSLVARGHGIGIVTPGAFADSRWRDAVEVIDCPDFKPQVRAWLLHRPPAGRLSRPIALFRDALIEGLEVPMPLVS; from the coding sequence ATGAATATCCATGACCTCGAAGCCTTCATCGCCGTGGTGGAGACCGGCTCGATCGTCGGCGCCTCGGCAAGGCTCAACCTTACCCAGCCGGGCGTGACGCGGCGCATCCAGAACCTTGAGGACGGGCTGGCGACAGCGCTGCTCGACCGCCAGTCGAAGCCGTTGAAGCCGACCGCCTCCGGCCGCGAGGCCTATGAGCATGGCCGGCGCGTGCTGCGTTCGCTCGAGGATCTTAGGGCCGGCGTGTCGCCGCAAGGCGAGGTCAAGGGCGAGTTCCGCCTGGGCATCATGCCCTATCTCTCCGATGCCGCCCTGGCGCTGCCGCTCGACAGCCTGCGCGCTGCCTTTCCGCAGCTGACCCTGCGCATCACCTCCGGTTGGTCGCCGAGGCTGGTGGAGCAGGTGGCGCGCAGCGAACTCGACGCGGTGGCGGTCTGCCTCGCCGAGGGTTTGGCGCCACCCGACGAACTGGTCTGCGACGATCTCGGCGTGCAGTCGGTGCTGCTGGTCGCATCACCCGGCCTCGGTGTGCCGAAGCCCGCCGATCTAGCCTCGCTGTCGCGCTTTGCCTGGGTGATGAACGAAAACGGCTGTGGTTTTCGCGCTTTCATCCGCCAGAGTTTCGACGCCCTCAGGCTGCCGTTCCAGGTCGGGGTGGAGGCGCTCAGCGTCGACCTCAGAATGTCGCTGGTGGCGCGCGGCCACGGCATCGGCATCGTTACGCCGGGCGCCTTCGCCGACAGCCGCTGGCGCGATGCGGTCGAGGTGATCGACTGCCCCGACTTCAAGCCGCAAGTGCGCGCATGGCTGCTGCACCGCCCGCCGGCCGGACGGCTGAGCCGCCCGATCGCGCTGTTTCGCGACGCGCTGATCGAAGGGCTCGAGGTGCCGATGCCGCTGGTGTCGTAG
- a CDS encoding ketopantoate hydroxymethyltransferase — MPRIFDFGGREVERSVTVASLRALKGSGRHAAQVTAETAEEAAAAEAAGIEMVVCRAANVPRVREGSRRVFVTAALGFADAVTSDEILRTAFSAITSGADAVITGRGLDTVRMLANEQIPVMGHLGFVPRKSTWVGGIRAVGKTSAEALDLWDRFRRLEDAGAFAVECEIIAAQVMAEINRRTSLVTVSLGSGTKADVIFLFTSDICGESARLPRHARAWGNLAVLQQAVRDARVEALSGFRNEVAGGSYPADAEVAGIEQTELDDFRERLEAERD, encoded by the coding sequence ATGCCGCGCATCTTCGACTTCGGCGGCCGCGAGGTCGAGCGCAGCGTGACGGTCGCGAGCCTGAGGGCGCTCAAGGGCAGCGGCCGGCATGCCGCCCAGGTGACGGCCGAAACCGCCGAAGAGGCAGCGGCGGCCGAGGCCGCCGGCATCGAGATGGTGGTCTGCCGCGCCGCCAACGTGCCCCGCGTGCGCGAGGGATCGCGCCGTGTCTTCGTCACCGCCGCGCTCGGCTTCGCTGACGCGGTGACATCGGACGAAATCCTGCGCACCGCCTTCTCCGCCATCACATCGGGCGCCGACGCCGTCATCACCGGGCGCGGTCTCGATACCGTGCGTATGCTCGCCAACGAACAGATCCCCGTCATGGGCCATCTCGGCTTCGTGCCGCGCAAATCCACCTGGGTCGGCGGCATCAGGGCCGTCGGCAAAACATCAGCCGAGGCGCTCGACTTGTGGGACCGTTTTCGCCGGCTGGAAGACGCCGGTGCCTTCGCCGTCGAATGCGAGATCATCGCGGCGCAGGTGATGGCCGAGATCAACCGCCGCACCTCGCTGGTCACCGTGTCGCTCGGCTCGGGCACTAAGGCCGATGTAATCTTCCTGTTCACCTCGGACATTTGCGGCGAGAGCGCCCGCCTGCCCCGCCATGCGCGCGCCTGGGGCAATCTGGCCGTGTTGCAGCAAGCCGTCAGGGACGCGCGCGTCGAAGCGTTGTCGGGCTTCCGCAACGAAGTCGCCGGCGGCAGCTATCCCGCCGACGCCGAAGTCGCCGGCATCGAACAGACCGAACTTGACGATTTTCGCGAGCGGCTTGAGGCGGAACGAGATTAG
- the rbsD gene encoding D-ribose pyranase — protein MNRNRLLNAELSHAIASMGHGDLMIVCDAGFPIPSSAWRIDLAISPDVPDLETVLAPIAANLIAERVGYADTLPVHNAPLLAKLKRLFPDADFETTTHETILGEMAAKAKVIVRTGAFDPWGNILLYSGVDVPAWFSKPGVVAPDYYAKKLKG, from the coding sequence ATGAACCGAAACCGGCTGCTCAACGCCGAACTGTCGCATGCCATCGCCTCGATGGGCCATGGCGATTTAATGATCGTCTGCGATGCGGGCTTTCCGATCCCGTCGAGCGCCTGGCGCATCGACCTTGCCATTTCGCCCGACGTGCCCGACCTCGAAACCGTGCTGGCGCCGATCGCCGCCAACCTGATCGCCGAGCGCGTCGGTTATGCCGACACGCTGCCGGTGCACAACGCGCCGCTGCTGGCCAAGCTGAAGCGGCTGTTTCCCGACGCCGATTTCGAGACCACGACGCACGAGACCATCCTCGGTGAGATGGCGGCCAAGGCCAAGGTCATCGTGCGCACCGGCGCCTTCGATCCGTGGGGCAACATCCTGCTCTATTCCGGCGTCGACGTGCCGGCCTGGTTCTCCAAGCCCGGCGTCGTCGCGCCCGACTACTATGCCAAGAAGCTGAAGGGCTGA
- a CDS encoding ribokinase: protein MSTPRITIVGSFAVGLTMRAPKLPIFGETMLGTDFDMGAGGKGSNQAVATARLGARSALVAIIGTDKLAGIATDLYAAEGVDASLVTTRTERATGVGFIILNDKGENFIILDMGANELMDAATVDAAEERIAQSDVVMTVLEVPIAAAARAMQLGRKHGARTILNPAPARQLPDTIFANVDYLTPNESELRILLGLPADDPRSSRELAGELRRRGMRNVVVTLGRSGALILTDELDVMVPAVQVAVVDTTGAGDAFNSGFAVALAEGRDIVDAVRFGVVCGGIACTRLGVIPGLPERAQADALYAEAMKTTWKETR, encoded by the coding sequence ATGAGCACACCCAGAATTACCATCGTCGGCAGTTTCGCGGTCGGCCTGACCATGCGGGCGCCAAAACTGCCGATCTTCGGCGAGACGATGCTCGGCACCGATTTCGACATGGGCGCCGGCGGCAAGGGCTCCAACCAGGCGGTGGCCACCGCAAGGCTGGGCGCACGTTCTGCGCTGGTCGCCATCATCGGCACCGACAAGCTGGCCGGCATCGCCACCGACCTCTATGCCGCCGAGGGCGTCGATGCGAGCCTGGTCACGACGAGAACCGAACGCGCCACCGGCGTCGGCTTCATCATCCTCAACGACAAGGGTGAGAACTTCATCATCCTCGACATGGGCGCCAACGAGCTGATGGATGCCGCGACCGTCGACGCGGCCGAAGAGCGCATCGCGCAAAGCGATGTCGTCATGACCGTGCTTGAAGTGCCGATCGCGGCCGCCGCCCGCGCCATGCAGCTTGGCCGCAAGCATGGCGCCCGCACCATCCTCAATCCGGCGCCGGCGCGCCAGCTTCCCGACACCATATTCGCCAATGTCGATTACCTCACCCCCAACGAGAGCGAATTGCGCATCCTGCTCGGTCTGCCGGCCGACGATCCGCGCTCCTCGCGCGAACTCGCCGGCGAACTCCGCCGCCGCGGCATGCGCAACGTGGTGGTCACCTTAGGCCGCAGCGGCGCGCTGATCCTCACCGACGAGCTCGACGTCATGGTGCCGGCCGTGCAGGTCGCCGTGGTCGACACCACCGGCGCCGGCGACGCGTTCAACTCCGGCTTCGCGGTGGCGCTGGCCGAAGGCCGCGACATCGTCGACGCGGTGCGCTTCGGCGTCGTCTGCGGCGGCATCGCCTGCACAAGGCTCGGCGTCATTCCGGGCCTGCCCGAGCGGGCACAGGCCGACGCGCTCTACGCCGAAGCAATGAAGACAACTTGGAAGGAAACGAGATGA
- a CDS encoding sugar ABC transporter ATP-binding protein translates to MTEQQTPAPIVEISGLTKRFPGVLALDRISVGFRAGEVHAVIGENGAGKSTLMNILAGDLQPDGGEIRIDGSRATIASPLASRAAGITVVYQELALCPTLTIAENIMMSDMAARSPLSFVPRDQMRREARAALTRLGMSALDPDTRVSRLSVAEMQLVEIAGAIRQRARVLVLDEPNSALSKRESERLFEIVKQLRGEGVTVIYVSHHLKEVLDLADRVTVMRDGRTIETIHNDGVSEDRLIRAMVGRDLDTAAQWSLQPEARSDDAAIVLSVEKLTAPGLDRLSFHARAGEILGIGGLPDSGKDMLGEALFGLCQRSGRVTIDGKELRAADPQASIRNGMALVPADRRGAGALLSMSVANNVVSASLPRFSMAGFMRRGAVRREARAQVARLDARISHLSQKLATLSGGNQQKIILGRSLVTNPRVLVLHEPTRGVDVGAKAEIYAILRGIAGEGVAVVMISSEIPELIMNAERVLVLRNGGISGELTGAGINEEAILARAMAS, encoded by the coding sequence ATGACAGAGCAACAGACCCCTGCCCCCATCGTCGAGATCTCCGGACTGACCAAGCGGTTCCCCGGCGTGCTGGCGCTCGACCGCATTTCCGTCGGCTTCCGCGCCGGCGAGGTGCATGCCGTCATCGGCGAGAACGGCGCCGGCAAATCGACGCTCATGAACATCCTGGCCGGCGACCTGCAGCCGGACGGCGGCGAAATCCGCATCGACGGCAGCCGCGCCACCATTGCCTCGCCGCTGGCCAGCCGCGCCGCCGGCATCACCGTGGTCTACCAGGAACTGGCGCTCTGCCCGACGCTGACCATCGCCGAGAACATCATGATGTCGGACATGGCGGCGCGCTCGCCGCTGTCCTTCGTGCCGCGCGACCAGATGCGGCGCGAGGCGCGCGCGGCACTGACGCGTCTCGGCATGAGCGCGCTCGATCCAGACACCAGAGTCTCACGCCTGTCGGTGGCCGAGATGCAACTGGTCGAGATCGCCGGCGCCATCCGCCAGCGCGCCCGCGTGCTGGTGCTCGACGAACCCAATTCGGCGCTGTCCAAGCGCGAAAGCGAGCGGCTGTTCGAGATCGTCAAGCAATTGCGCGGCGAAGGCGTCACCGTCATCTACGTCTCGCATCATCTCAAGGAAGTGCTCGATCTTGCCGACCGCGTCACCGTGATGCGCGACGGCCGCACCATCGAGACCATCCACAATGACGGCGTGTCGGAAGACCGGCTGATCCGCGCCATGGTCGGCCGCGATCTCGACACGGCGGCGCAATGGTCGCTGCAACCGGAAGCGCGCTCGGATGACGCGGCAATCGTGCTGTCTGTCGAAAAACTGACCGCGCCGGGGCTGGACAGGCTGAGTTTTCATGCCCGCGCCGGCGAAATCCTCGGCATTGGCGGCCTGCCGGATTCCGGCAAGGACATGCTGGGCGAAGCGCTGTTCGGCCTGTGCCAGCGCAGCGGCCGCGTCACCATAGACGGCAAGGAATTGCGCGCCGCCGACCCGCAAGCCTCGATCCGCAACGGCATGGCGCTGGTGCCGGCCGACCGGCGCGGCGCCGGTGCGCTGTTGTCGATGAGCGTCGCCAACAATGTCGTCTCAGCCTCGCTGCCGCGCTTCTCGATGGCCGGCTTCATGCGGCGTGGTGCCGTGCGCCGCGAGGCCCGCGCACAGGTCGCCCGGCTCGACGCGCGCATTTCACATCTGAGCCAAAAGCTGGCCACCTTGTCGGGCGGCAACCAGCAGAAAATCATCCTCGGGCGCAGCCTGGTCACCAACCCGCGCGTGCTGGTGCTGCACGAGCCGACGCGCGGCGTCGATGTCGGCGCCAAGGCCGAGATCTACGCCATTTTGCGCGGCATCGCCGGCGAAGGCGTGGCCGTGGTGATGATCTCGTCGGAGATCCCCGAGTTGATCATGAACGCCGAACGCGTTCTGGTGCTGCGCAATGGCGGCATATCGGGCGAGCTGACCGGAGCCGGCATCAACGAGGAAGCGATCCTGGCGCGCGCCATGGCGTCCTGA
- a CDS encoding substrate-binding domain-containing protein: MNIRHVILAATLGLFPLSAHAESKLADFTLAPRIKAKIDAGQPLDIYVSYHDVSNEFAPFMKAGVERAAKEDKVGAQFIGPVGADADGQISEIETLMGKMDGLAISSVSTDALAPVIDRVIAAGIPVVTFNTDNPESKRLAFAGQDLVQSGREAGKLMAKVLGGKGKVMITTIDAAAQWSLDREKGAREALKAESGIEVVSTLNTGTDPQKIYAAIENAMLANPSISGVLSLECCSTPAAGTWVERNKAADKVKVVGFDLLDQTVQLVQDGNVNATIDQAPEKQGFAAVDLIVQFLKGQPINNVDTGVGIYTKENIAEVAKK, from the coding sequence ATGAACATCAGACACGTCATTCTCGCAGCCACGCTCGGTCTGTTTCCGCTGTCGGCGCACGCCGAATCCAAGCTCGCCGATTTTACGCTGGCGCCTCGCATCAAGGCCAAGATCGATGCCGGCCAGCCGCTCGACATCTACGTTTCCTACCATGACGTCTCCAACGAATTCGCGCCGTTCATGAAGGCCGGCGTCGAGCGCGCCGCCAAGGAGGACAAGGTCGGCGCCCAGTTCATCGGTCCGGTCGGCGCCGATGCCGACGGCCAGATCTCGGAGATCGAGACGCTGATGGGCAAGATGGACGGGCTGGCGATCTCCTCCGTCTCCACCGACGCGTTGGCGCCGGTGATCGACCGCGTCATCGCCGCCGGCATCCCGGTCGTCACCTTCAACACAGACAACCCGGAGAGCAAGCGCCTGGCCTTCGCCGGCCAGGATCTCGTCCAGTCCGGCCGCGAGGCCGGCAAGCTGATGGCCAAGGTACTGGGCGGCAAGGGCAAGGTGATGATCACCACCATCGACGCCGCCGCGCAGTGGTCGCTCGACCGCGAGAAGGGCGCGCGTGAGGCGCTGAAGGCCGAATCCGGCATCGAGGTGGTCTCGACGCTCAACACCGGTACCGACCCGCAGAAGATCTATGCGGCGATCGAGAACGCCATGCTCGCCAATCCGTCGATATCAGGCGTCTTGTCGCTCGAATGCTGCTCGACACCCGCCGCAGGCACCTGGGTGGAACGCAACAAGGCCGCCGACAAGGTCAAGGTGGTCGGCTTCGACCTGCTCGACCAGACGGTGCAGCTGGTCCAGGACGGCAATGTGAATGCGACGATCGACCAGGCGCCGGAGAAGCAGGGCTTTGCCGCGGTCGACCTGATCGTGCAGTTCCTCAAGGGCCAGCCTATCAACAATGTCGACACCGGCGTCGGCATCTACACCAAGGAAAACATCGCCGAGGTGGCCAAGAAGTAA